Proteins co-encoded in one Kutzneria chonburiensis genomic window:
- a CDS encoding ricin-type beta-trefoil lectin domain protein produces MRITTTRAVLAAALPVAATAAMLVVQPAATAAPAAGGAFPAHYSAPYLQITDADAGQMASDMNSTGDKFYTLAFLTPQSGCTPVWEANGTGVGSFKSQITALQNAGGNVIPSFGGAEGGELAQTCTNVSSLTAAYANVVNQYGTPRLDFDIEGSVIKDTASISRRNQALAALQAQNPAVQVDYTLAVGTDGLESDQFTVLNDAKAKGVKISVINLMVMDFYDGQPVINDALSAARNAANQISSLYGISTAAAYNKMGLTPIAGRNDDGAQFSQTDAQTLETFAAQNGVQELSFWELQDYDRATGYAYSRIFQKITGGTTPPPPPPTGGTITGIGGKCVDVAGANSANGTQVQIYTCNGTAAQTWNHSGNSFQALGKCLDVSGASTANGAKVQLYDCNGTGAQQWTLNAQKELVNTGSGKCLDATNQSSADGTPLQIWTCAGGANQQWTLN; encoded by the coding sequence ATGCGCATCACCACGACAAGAGCGGTGTTGGCGGCCGCGCTGCCGGTGGCGGCAACCGCGGCCATGCTGGTTGTCCAGCCCGCCGCGACGGCGGCCCCGGCCGCGGGCGGCGCTTTCCCGGCCCACTACTCGGCGCCTTATCTACAGATCACCGATGCCGACGCCGGCCAGATGGCGTCGGACATGAACTCGACCGGCGACAAGTTCTACACGCTGGCGTTCCTCACTCCGCAGTCCGGCTGCACGCCCGTGTGGGAGGCCAACGGCACCGGCGTCGGCTCGTTCAAGTCGCAGATCACCGCGTTGCAGAACGCCGGCGGCAACGTGATCCCGTCCTTCGGCGGGGCTGAGGGCGGCGAGCTGGCCCAGACGTGCACCAACGTCTCGAGCCTCACCGCCGCGTACGCCAACGTGGTCAACCAGTACGGCACTCCCCGGCTCGACTTCGACATCGAGGGCAGTGTCATCAAGGACACCGCTTCGATCTCCCGCCGCAACCAGGCACTGGCCGCCTTGCAGGCGCAGAACCCGGCCGTGCAGGTCGACTACACGCTCGCGGTCGGCACCGACGGCCTCGAGAGCGACCAGTTCACCGTGCTCAACGACGCCAAGGCCAAGGGCGTCAAGATCTCCGTCATCAACCTGATGGTGATGGACTTCTACGACGGCCAGCCCGTCATCAACGACGCCTTGTCGGCCGCGCGCAACGCCGCCAACCAGATCTCCAGCCTTTACGGCATCTCCACCGCCGCGGCGTACAACAAGATGGGCTTGACCCCCATCGCCGGCCGCAACGACGACGGCGCGCAGTTCAGCCAGACCGATGCGCAGACCTTGGAGACCTTCGCCGCCCAGAACGGCGTGCAGGAGCTGTCGTTCTGGGAGTTGCAGGACTACGACCGGGCCACCGGCTACGCGTACTCCCGGATCTTCCAGAAGATCACCGGCGGCACCACCCCGCCCCCGCCGCCGCCCACCGGCGGCACCATCACCGGCATCGGCGGCAAGTGCGTCGACGTCGCCGGCGCCAACTCGGCGAATGGCACCCAGGTCCAGATCTACACCTGCAACGGCACCGCCGCGCAGACCTGGAACCACTCGGGCAACTCCTTCCAGGCGCTGGGCAAGTGCCTCGACGTGTCCGGAGCCAGCACCGCCAACGGCGCCAAGGTCCAGCTGTACGACTGCAACGGCACCGGCGCGCAGCAGTGGACCCTCAACGCGCAGAAGGAGCTCGTGAACACCGGCTCCGGCAAGTGCCTCGACGCCACCAACCAGAGTTCGGCCGACGGCACCCCGCTGCAGATCTGGACCTGCGCCGGTGGGGCCAACCAGCAGTGGACCCTCAACTGA